GTACCATGATGTTGCATATATTTGATTGTGGCAGCATGTTGTGTTTAAGGTTGCATGTAGTTGCATCAGGTTGCTTtgtgatatttttattgtttaaatatgACTATATGCTTTCATTTGTGCCATCATGTAAATTTATCGTGTTGATTATGGTTGCATTAGGTTAATGTGATTTATTGCAGCTCATTATTctatagttttattttattttcattattttccTGTGCTTATTTTTCAGGGTATGCAATACATTGTTCCTCCTGAAAATCATCATCGAGCAAAATGTCATGCCATAATCAAGCACAACCAGATTACTGCTCTTCATCAATTGTTATCTCCAAAACAAATTTCTGATTTCGATGATTCTTGCTTTGGGCATTTTCTGTCATTGCCATCCTTTGTCATGCAGTATCAGCTAATTCATAATTTATTGCTTAGGGAGTTGAAACAACCCAACCCTCATGAGATTTGGGTTGGTGTAGCTCGTATGAAACTTCGGTTTGGGATAGAGTAGTTTGCACTGGTCACGGGCATTCGTTGTGTTGGATCACATGACAAGCAAGCATATGCTAGGCCAAGCAATAGTTTCCTTAACACCTATTATAAAGGTATGAAAAAGGTAACTAAGGAAAATGTGCGTGACATTTTATTTAATAAAGGGTGGAAGAATGATGCGGATGCAGTGAAGCTGGCCAACATCTACTTGCTGCAGATCTTTTTTCTTAGCTCCTCTTCTTTGGATGTTGTCATTCCCCAAACTGACTTTGATATTTTAGATAGTGGGGAATTTGGTCAGTTTCCTTGGGGAAAGGAAGTGTTTAAGTTTACTATTGAGTCATTGAAGAACaatgttggaaaaaaaaataaagattattatTATAGGCTATATGGATTTCCATATGCCTTTCAAGTATGGTTTTACGAGTGTTGCCCATACTTGAATGGCAACTTTTGCCATCTCAATGATGGATCTATCCCACGCATCATCAATTGGACAAATAAcgaaaatattaagtttgataAAGTATCTTATACTTTATCAATGAGTTGTGTTGAGGtataatttattcatttttttcatacatttattttttgttttatattatatatatattgacaactttttgtttttttatagcTCCAACTTCGAAATATCACTCCAACTGCCAAGGAAAGGAAAAAAGTTCACTTGGAAGAATTATTTCCAAAAGGCAAGCAGTTGGTAGTTGATGGCAACCTTGCTGGTAATGCTGGTGCTAGAGTTGCAGCATCTAGTTCTGGAGTTGCACCTCATTCTGCTAGAGTTACAGCAAATGTTTGTCCAATTGCTAATGTTAGTGGTGATGATTTTGTGAACCCTCCTCTCCCATCATTCGCAGGTGCTTCCTTTTCTTCTATGCCTCAGTTCTCTCTACATGAAATGCAAGGCCAGTTGTCAAGATTAGAAACAAGTCAAAAGGTTCTTGTTTCTGAGGTTGCTTCTATAAAGACAATTGTTAATGGATTAAGTTCTCATTTTGACTCATCCATTATAAAGCTGGATGAACTTATTATTTCCCATATTTTGGAAAAACAGGTACTTGTctatatttttttgtaatcttTTTTGACATTATATTATTGTATGTTgtcttatatttttattgtttatctGGTTATTGTTTAGGGTGAAGGATATGATGATGATATTGAAAGAATAAGTAAGGCAATGCATGATGAATCTAATGTTGGTGATAAGGAGGAAGATGTTGCCACTGATTGTGTCATTGAGGAAAAGtctgatgatgaagatgatgatgatgaagaggaTGAAAAGGATGATGATGAAGAGGATGAaaaggatgatgatgatgaggaggaggatgaggatgaggatgagTTTGATGAAGAAAATGATGGTTTTGatcatgatgatgatgaagatgcAGATGATGATCCTGTTGGAGAAGACAAAAATAGTAAAGATCGAGAAAAAGAAGAAGGTCATACTTATATTGCGTGCCCTAGTGGAGTCAAAGATTTTAGTAGTGGGCACAATGAAGATGATAATGTtagtgttattttttatttttttaaataaaaaatatatattacttgtttattttcatgtgttATGTTTATGATCTCATTTCTAAgatgttttttttctttgtagGTTGTTGATTTTTCTGATGATGTTGACAGTTCACATCAGGTTGCGCCTAAGATTTTGGGGGTTGTAGATTTTGCAACCGAGGTTGAAAATGTCCCTACAGTTGTTGGAGAGATTGATAAAGACGTTGCATCTCATTTTTCAAATGTTGCAGAATTAGAAACTGAGGTGGCACCTAATCTTCCCGAAGTTGCACCTGATCTTCCAAAGGTTGCAGAGGATGTCAACGAGGATGCACAGGTTGCTGGAACTATTTCATCTCAGTCTTCTTTTGATAGTTTTTCTGACACGACATTGGAGGAGGCTATGCAAAATGCTATTAATGCTGTAAAAGAAATCAAGACCCCAAaggtagtattttttttattcaaactatagattttgttttttccttcaaatattttattttattttgtttttgttactgtgttcttatttttttatatttattttttattcatagGAATCTACTCCTCATTGCACTGCTATTGTTCCATATGTTGGTAGTGGTGGGAGTAACTTGGGATATGTTACTCCTATTTTGCCAAGAAGAACAATCAAGCTGCCTTTCTACTTGCAATCTCCATTTGTGCAGAATTTTGATTCTACTTCTGGTCAAAGTAGTGAGGCAAAATCTGGTGGAGAAATTAAGATTATCAAAGGGTTTTGCCCATTGGATGACAAAATTGGAGAATTGCCAGACTATGAGCTATCCCAAGATTTCAACAAATGACTTGATTATGGAATGATAGCCAAGAACAAGTAAGAGTCTTCcagttatttattttgttttaaattttacaTGTTTataattgtgtttttttttttttgtattgtgATTTTTTAGGGTGAAAATGTATTCAAAGAAAGACAACCTCATTATCCCTGGTCTACAACTCGGTGTAGATGTGATTTGCCAAAAGACATGGTTCCATACCCTTCAATATAGTGGCAAAAATCTCTTTAAAACAGTAATTGTTAATGTGTAGTGCTGTTAATTTTGGTTGCTTATGCTTTTAAGTTTGCTTATGTCTTTATTTTGGGGTTGCATTTGGTTGATGTTGGTTGCTTATGGTTGTGCTTGACTTTTTTTAAGGTTATTATTTTTACATTAGCTTAGTTTTGTTGTTCTAATTGCTATAATATTGATTTGTCTTGATTTTATTGTGCAGCATGTTGatgtgtttttttattatttgaggaAGAAGGCAAAGTACTGTGACAATTGTACTATCAAGTTCATCACAACTGATTCTCATTTCCATACTAGAATCAATTCTATCTATGAGACATTTCTAAGTTGGAAACGTGATTTTGTGGCGTTGAATTGCAATCAATATGTTGCAGAAGTTATCATAAGCTATGCCTTGCCTTGCAACATTTCTTGGTCTATGGTTGATCATGTCTTATTTCCTATATTGCTTATGAAGGAAAAACATTGGTTGTTGTGTAGATTATCACTTAAAGATAGGTCAATGTATGTATATAATACATCGACGTGTGATAACAAGGATCACATTGCTTTAATAGCATTAGAGCCATTTCGTATATTGCTTCCTCGTTATTTGTATATCACTGGATTCTATGACCAAATAGACATAGACTTCTCATCTGAGGCTTATGCTGGGAAGTCAACGAGTTCTGCTTTTGATTTAGTGTTGGATGATGATTTTCCATGTGGGTTGTCTTGGTGAGTTTTatgttttctatgttttttttcatttttttcatggCTCTTTTTTTCCTATTTTGTTTTCATATTCTAATTTATTTTGTCTATCCTATGTGTCTTTATGCAGTGATAGTGGCATTCACATGTTCTCATTTTCGGAGTACTTTGTTCAAGATAAGGATATTCCAACATCTACTTTTGATGTTGATACTCATAGATCTGGACTTGCATTTTTGTTTTATTCATATGCAAAGGCAAAGGAAATTTATGGATATGAAAGTGAGTCTAAGTATTCAGGTCGATATGTTGCACCTCGCAAGGCTCGagcaaagaagaaaaaggaaacaaGAAAGGATAAAGACAAATAtgttttttagttttgtttatgaTGTAGacatttattagtttttttaggtttttttagAAGGATCATGTTTATAGTATCTAAAGTAACTTTAAATTTCTTATTTGCCAATTGATCAAATATCTTAAGCAAGTTAGAGATTCAAATGTTGTTCTTTTCTGTGTATCTGTACTTTTGAATCACTTTAATCTCTCACTGCAACCCattgcaacccactgcaactcttaatgtgagttatccatatgaattacgaatgcaaccacatgcaacctaaaccaACAtaaggctagtccaagtgcaacccactacaactcctaatgtgagttatccatatgaattacgaatgcaaccataTGCAActgaaagcaacacatggctagtccaagtgcaacccactgcaactcctattgtgagttatccatatgaattacgaatgcaatcacatgcaacctaaagcaatgcatggctagtccaagtgcaaccacTACAattcctaatgtgagttatccttaTGAATTACGAATGAAACCACATGCAATCgagagcaacacatggctagtccaagtgcaacccactacaactcctaatatgagttatccatatgaattacgaatgcaaccacatgcaacctaaagcaatgcatggctagtccaagtgcaacccactgcaactcctaatatgagttatccatatgaattacgaatgcaacctaaagcaatgcatggctagtccaagtgcaacccactgcaactcactgcaactcctaatatgagttatccatatgaattacgaatgcaaccacatgcaacctaaagcaatgcatcgctagtccaagtgcaacccactgcaactcctaatgtgagttatccttatgaattacgaatgcaaccacatgcaactgagagcaacacatggctagtccaagtgcaacccactgcaactcctaatatgagttatccatatgaattacgaatgcaaccacatgcaacctaaagcaacacatagAAAGCCTGAGTTACCTCTATGCAACCGAATGTAACTAAATGCAATTCTTAATGCAACCTAAAGTAACCCACATGCAATTACAAATGGAATCTTACATACAAGCCCAATGCAACCATCTGCAACCTTATATACAAGCTCATTGAGACAAATGCAAGTGTAACATACCTCAATGCAACCCAATGCATATTCAAATGTAACTCCATGCAATATTGTACTTGTTGCAACAAAAGTTACACATGTTTCAAAACTGGTTGAAACATACATTGATGAGGTTTCATACATTGCTCTAATTTTGCATCTTgaatgcaa
The genomic region above belongs to Humulus lupulus chromosome 1, drHumLupu1.1, whole genome shotgun sequence and contains:
- the LOC133818802 gene encoding uncharacterized protein LOC133818802, which encodes MPKLANVDHIISSPQLQQVVAGCIRLWLVASGFVVSAGCCWLLLVALGCGWLHHVVFKVALECNRLHHVVFEVASSCIRFTLRLHGMQYIVPPENHHRAKCHAIIKHNQITALHQLLSPKQISDFDDSCFGHFLSLPSFVMQYQLIHNLLLRELKQPNPHEIWVTKENVRDILFNKGWKNDADAVKLANIYLLQIFFLSSSSLDVVIPQTDFDILDSGEFGQFPWGKEVFKFTIESLKNNVGKKNKDYYYRLYGFPYAFQVWFYECCPYLNGNFCHLNDGSIPRIINWTNNENIKFDKVSYTLSMSCVELQLRNITPTAKERKKVHLEELFPKGKQLVVDGNLAGNAGARVAASSSGVAPHSARVTANVCPIANVSGDDFVNPPLPSFAGASFSSMPQFSLHEMQGQLSRLETSQKVLVSEVASIKTIVNGLSSHFDSSIIKLDELIISHILEKQGEGYDDDIERISKAMHDESNVGDKEEDVATDCVIEEKSDDEDDDDEEDEKDDDEEDEKDDDDEEEDEDEDEFDEENDGFDHDDDEDADDDPVGEDKNSKDREKEEGHTYIACPSGVKDFSSGHNEDDNVVDFSDDVDSSHQVAPKILGVVDFATEVENVPTVVGEIDKDVASHFSNVAELETEVAPNLPEVAPDLPKVAEDVNEDAQVAGTISSQSSFDSFSDTTLEEAMQNAINAVKEIKTPKESTPHCTAIVPYVGSGGSNLGYVTPILPRRTIKLPFYLQSPFVQNFDSTSGQSSEAKSGGEIKIIKGFCPLDDKIGELPDYELSQDFNK